The Daucus carota subsp. sativus chromosome 2, DH1 v3.0, whole genome shotgun sequence genome includes a window with the following:
- the LOC108208603 gene encoding LOB domain-containing protein 30, with amino-acid sequence MSTVNPSSSATSGAGSGSGGSSSGGGGGSSGGGPCGACKFLRRKCVAGCIFAPYFDSEQGSAHFAAVHKVFGASNVSKLLLHIPVHKRLDAVVTICYEAQARLRDPVYGCVAHIFALQQQVVNLQAEISYLQAHRATLEIPTPPPVPPVQAPLLGAPTLSISDLPAALPTNYEWSSLFDPMMQQSWTMQQPPRPLDLQPPRPVDPRLQFGSIGIRAPGDMMPGVSGGVGGDFQELARELFQRHNSPQQPGSDPSTLPPHSRLN; translated from the exons ATGAGTACTGTGAATCCAAGTAGTTCCGCCACTAGCGGAGCGGGCTCTGGTAGTGGCGGAAGTagcagtggtggtggtggcggcAGTAGTGGTGGTGGACCTTGTGGAGCGTGCAAATTCTTGAGGAGGAAGTGTGTAGCTGGCTGCATATTTGCGCCATACTTTGATTCGGAACAAGGCTCAGCTCACTTTGCGGCGGTGCACAAGGTTTTCGGAGCCAGCAATGTTTCCAAGCTCCTCCTCCATATTCCGGTCCACAAGCGGCTCGATGCGGTGGTCACTATTTGTTACGAAGCTCAAGCCCGGCTCAGAGATCCGGTTTATGGCTGCGTTGCTCATATCTTTGCTCTTCAACAACAG GTGGTGAACCTACAAGCAGAAATTTCATACTTGCAAGCCCACCGTGCAACACTAGAGATCCCAACTCCGCCACCAGTCCCACCGGTACAGGCGCCGCTTCTAGGTGCTCCAACTTTATCTATTTCTGATCTCCCTGCAGCCTTACCAACAAATTACGAATGGTCCTCACTTTTCGATCCCATGATGCAACAATCTTGGACAATGCAGCAGCCCCCTAGGCCACTTGATCTGCAGCCACCAAGGCCAGTTGATCCACGACTACAGTTTGGCAGCATCGGCATTAGAGCTCCGGGGGATATGATGCCAGGTGTGAGTGGCGGTGTTGGTGGTGATTTTCAAGAACTGGCTCGAGAGCTTTTTCAGAGGCATAACTCTCCGCAACAACCAGGCAGTGACCCTTCAACTTTGCCTCCTCATTCTAGATTAAACTGA